In Limimonas halophila, one DNA window encodes the following:
- a CDS encoding acylphosphatase yields MKRVRAIIEGRVQGVWFRGWTVDEASKRGLDGWVRNRRDGSVEAVFAGDDGAVDEMLRACWQGPPAAQVSNVRAESVSEPVSAGFDQAPTA; encoded by the coding sequence ATGAAACGCGTGCGCGCGATCATCGAGGGCCGCGTCCAGGGCGTCTGGTTCCGCGGGTGGACCGTGGACGAAGCCAGCAAGCGCGGCCTGGACGGCTGGGTGCGCAACCGCCGCGACGGCAGCGTCGAGGCCGTCTTCGCCGGCGACGACGGCGCGGTGGACGAAATGCTGCGCGCCTGCTGGCAGGGGCCACCGGCCGCACAGGTCAGCAATGTACGTGCGGAATCCGTGAGCGAGCCCGTCTCGGCCGGCTTCGATCAGGCGCCGACCGCCTGA
- the lipB gene encoding lipoyl(octanoyl) transferase LipB, with protein sequence MTQATTDAAPPHWTVSDSLVPYPDALDAMERRVAAIRAGEASELVWLLVHPPLYTAGTSAQADDLLDAGGFPVYRTGRGGQYTYHGPGQRVAYVMLDLTKRGRDVRQFVHDLEEWVIRALARFNVRGERREGRVGIWVPREGREDKIAAVGIRLRRWVSFHGIAINVDPELSHFAGIVPCGIREHGVTSLHDLGIPVTMPDVDVALRDAFEEVFGPVRANAGG encoded by the coding sequence ATGACGCAGGCGACCACCGACGCCGCACCGCCGCATTGGACCGTCAGCGACAGCCTCGTCCCCTACCCGGACGCGCTGGACGCGATGGAGCGGCGCGTCGCCGCCATCCGCGCCGGCGAAGCATCGGAGCTGGTGTGGCTGCTGGTGCATCCGCCGCTCTACACGGCCGGAACGAGCGCGCAGGCCGACGACCTGCTGGATGCGGGCGGCTTCCCGGTCTACCGGACCGGCCGCGGCGGGCAGTACACCTACCACGGCCCCGGCCAGCGCGTGGCCTACGTGATGCTGGACCTGACGAAACGCGGGCGCGATGTGCGCCAGTTCGTCCACGACCTGGAAGAGTGGGTCATCCGGGCGCTGGCCCGATTCAACGTGCGCGGGGAGCGGCGCGAGGGCCGCGTGGGCATCTGGGTGCCGCGCGAGGGGCGCGAGGACAAGATCGCGGCCGTCGGCATCCGCCTGCGCCGCTGGGTGAGCTTCCACGGCATCGCCATCAACGTCGACCCGGAGCTGTCGCACTTCGCGGGGATCGTGCCGTGCGGCATCCGCGAGCACGGCGTCACCTCGCTGCACGACCTGGGCATTCCGGTGACGATGCCGGACGTGGACGTGGCCCTGCGCGATGCCTTCGAGGAGGTGTTCGGGCCGGTGCGGGCCAACGCGGGCGGATAG
- a CDS encoding NADP-dependent malic enzyme yields the protein MADDLRDAALAYHREPVPGKIEVTPTKPLGNQRDLALAYSPGVAAACQAIEADPQEAANLTARGNLVAVVTNGSAVLGLGGIGPLAAKPVMEGKGVLFKKFAGIDVFDLELAQDDPDKFIEAVAALEPTFGGVNLEDIKAPECFQIEDALRERMNIPVFHDDQHGTAIIVGAAIYNALRLRGKRFDEVKLVCAGAGAAALACLNLLQTLGLKRENIWVCDIHGVVHAGREAAMDPWKAQYAQETDARTLDEVIEGADIFLGLSAPRVLNKDMVRKMSQPPIIMALANPEPEIMPDDAREVSPEAIIATGRSDYPNQVNNVLCFPFMFRGALDVGASTINEEMKAAAVKALADLALAEPSEVVATAYGGEDLRFGPDYLIPRPFDPRLILELAPAVAKAAMDSGVAHRPIEDFQAYTQRLSEFVFRSGMVMKPVFERAAQDPKRVIYAEGEDSRILRAAQVVVDEGLAQPILIGRPDVIEMRIERLGLRIRLGEDVGYINPHSDPRYNAYWSSYHQLMQRKGVKPDDARTIVRTNQTVIAALAVYRGDADAMICGVEGIYRWHVTHVEDVLGKAPGVKNLSALSLLLTPQGTYFMSDTYVSDDPSAEEVVEMTLQSAQAVRAFGITPKVALLSHANFGNAESATARKMREAVRQLHTHHPELEVEGEMHGDAALSEEVRYRIFPNSKLSGTANLLIMPTIDAANISMNLVRILGEGLSIGPLLLGAARPAHVLTPSVTARGVVNMSAVAVVDAQKQDAAAEDVRPAMST from the coding sequence ATGGCCGACGACTTGCGGGACGCCGCGCTTGCCTACCACCGGGAGCCCGTTCCCGGCAAAATCGAGGTGACGCCCACCAAGCCGCTCGGCAACCAGCGCGATCTGGCCCTGGCGTATTCCCCCGGGGTCGCCGCCGCCTGCCAGGCGATCGAAGCCGACCCGCAGGAAGCCGCCAACCTCACCGCGCGCGGCAACCTCGTCGCGGTCGTCACGAACGGCTCCGCCGTGCTGGGGCTTGGCGGCATCGGCCCGCTCGCCGCCAAGCCGGTCATGGAAGGCAAGGGCGTGCTCTTCAAGAAGTTCGCCGGCATCGATGTCTTCGACCTGGAATTGGCGCAGGACGACCCGGACAAGTTCATCGAAGCCGTAGCCGCGCTGGAGCCGACCTTCGGCGGCGTCAATCTGGAGGACATCAAGGCGCCCGAGTGCTTCCAGATCGAAGATGCGCTGCGCGAGCGCATGAACATCCCGGTGTTCCACGACGATCAGCACGGCACGGCGATCATCGTGGGCGCGGCGATCTACAACGCCCTGCGGCTGCGCGGGAAGCGCTTCGACGAGGTCAAGCTGGTCTGCGCCGGGGCGGGCGCGGCGGCGCTGGCCTGCCTCAATCTGCTGCAAACCCTCGGGCTGAAACGCGAAAACATCTGGGTGTGCGACATCCACGGCGTCGTCCACGCCGGCCGCGAAGCCGCGATGGACCCGTGGAAGGCGCAGTACGCCCAGGAAACGGACGCGCGAACGCTGGACGAGGTGATCGAGGGCGCGGACATCTTCCTCGGCCTCTCGGCGCCGCGGGTGCTGAACAAGGACATGGTCCGCAAGATGAGCCAGCCGCCGATCATCATGGCGCTGGCCAACCCCGAGCCCGAGATCATGCCCGACGACGCGCGCGAGGTCTCGCCCGAGGCCATCATCGCCACCGGGCGCTCGGACTATCCCAACCAGGTCAACAACGTCCTCTGCTTCCCCTTCATGTTCCGGGGCGCGCTGGACGTCGGCGCCAGCACGATCAACGAGGAGATGAAGGCGGCGGCCGTGAAGGCGCTCGCTGACCTGGCGCTCGCAGAGCCGTCGGAGGTCGTGGCGACCGCCTACGGCGGCGAGGATCTGCGCTTCGGCCCCGATTACCTCATCCCGCGCCCCTTCGACCCGCGCCTGATCCTGGAACTGGCGCCCGCGGTGGCGAAGGCGGCGATGGACAGCGGCGTCGCCCACCGGCCCATCGAGGACTTCCAGGCCTACACCCAGCGCCTGTCCGAGTTCGTCTTCCGCTCGGGCATGGTGATGAAGCCGGTGTTCGAGCGCGCCGCCCAGGACCCCAAGCGCGTGATCTACGCCGAGGGCGAGGACAGCCGCATCCTGCGCGCCGCCCAGGTGGTCGTGGACGAGGGCTTGGCGCAGCCCATCCTGATCGGCCGCCCCGACGTGATCGAGATGCGCATCGAGCGCCTCGGCCTGCGCATCCGGCTGGGCGAGGACGTGGGCTACATCAACCCCCACTCCGACCCGCGCTACAACGCCTACTGGTCGAGCTATCACCAGTTGATGCAGCGCAAGGGGGTCAAGCCGGACGACGCGCGCACGATCGTGCGCACGAACCAGACCGTGATCGCGGCCCTGGCGGTGTATCGCGGCGACGCGGATGCCATGATCTGCGGCGTGGAAGGCATCTATCGCTGGCACGTCACGCACGTGGAGGACGTGCTGGGCAAGGCGCCGGGCGTGAAGAACCTCTCGGCCCTGTCGCTGCTGCTCACGCCGCAGGGCACCTACTTCATGAGCGACACCTACGTCAGCGACGACCCCTCGGCCGAGGAGGTCGTGGAGATGACGCTGCAGTCGGCGCAGGCGGTGCGCGCCTTCGGCATCACGCCCAAGGTTGCGTTGCTGTCCCACGCCAACTTCGGCAACGCGGAGTCCGCGACCGCCCGGAAGATGCGGGAAGCGGTGCGCCAACTGCACACGCACCATCCCGAGCTGGAGGTCGAGGGCGAGATGCACGGCGATGCCGCACTCTCGGAGGAGGTGCGCTACCGCATCTTCCCCAACTCGAAGCTCAGCGGAACGGCCAACCTCCTGATCATGCCGACGATCGACGCCGCCAACATCTCGATGAACCTCGTGCGCATCCTGGGCGAGGGGCTGTCGATCGGGCCGCTGTTGCTGGGCGCGGCGCGGCCGGCGCACGTCTTGACCCCGTCGGTCACCGCGCGCGGGGTGGTCAACATGAGCGCCGTCGCGGTGGTGGATGCGCAAAAACAGGATGCAGCCGCCGAGGATGTCCGGCCCGCGATGTCGACCTGA
- a CDS encoding SDR family oxidoreductase: MGTALITGASRGIGLAFARRLAADGWRVHGCCRMPEKARALKDVEGDVECHRLDVTNGLHLRALGRELADEPLDLLINNAGIFGPRGGFGRIAYEDWLQVFDVNTLGPMRVAEAFVRHLERAESPKLINLSSRLGSIAENDSSGWHLYRSSKAALNMVTKCMAIDLAPRGVVVAALHPGWVRTDMGGRSAPVVPDDSVDAMLATIDRLGTDDSGGFYASDGEPIPW; the protein is encoded by the coding sequence TTGGGAACTGCCTTGATCACGGGCGCCAGCCGGGGGATCGGGCTCGCGTTCGCCCGCCGGCTGGCCGCGGACGGCTGGCGCGTGCACGGCTGCTGCCGCATGCCGGAGAAGGCGCGCGCCCTGAAGGACGTCGAGGGCGACGTGGAATGCCACCGCCTCGACGTCACGAACGGGTTGCATCTGCGCGCGCTCGGGCGCGAACTGGCGGACGAGCCGCTCGATCTGCTCATCAACAACGCCGGGATCTTCGGGCCGCGCGGGGGCTTCGGGCGAATCGCGTATGAGGACTGGCTGCAGGTGTTCGACGTGAACACTCTCGGCCCGATGCGCGTGGCCGAGGCCTTCGTCCGCCACCTGGAACGCGCGGAATCGCCCAAGCTCATCAACCTGTCCAGCCGGCTCGGCTCGATTGCCGAAAACGACAGCAGCGGCTGGCACCTCTACCGCTCGTCGAAGGCGGCGCTGAACATGGTGACGAAGTGCATGGCCATCGACCTCGCCCCGCGCGGCGTGGTCGTGGCGGCCCTGCACCCCGGCTGGGTGCGGACCGATATGGGCGGGCGCTCGGCGCCGGTCGTGCCGGACGACAGCGTCGATGCCATGCTGGCGACCATCGACCGCCTGGGTACGGATGACAGCGGCGGATTCTACGCCAGCGACGGCGAGCCGATTCCCTGGTGA
- a CDS encoding DUF1489 family protein, whose protein sequence is MPLHLIKLCVGVESPDDLETRQASQIARAESATGRRFAWHVTRRTPRRAGEVLDGGSLYWVMNGAIRARQPLLDIRETTDSDGKPACVLELAPGVTPVQARPHRPFQGWRYIQPDQAPPDSAGDGDDESALPDAILAEMAERGFR, encoded by the coding sequence ATGCCGCTTCACCTCATCAAGCTCTGCGTCGGCGTCGAATCGCCCGATGACCTGGAAACGCGCCAGGCGAGCCAGATCGCCCGCGCGGAATCGGCGACCGGGCGGCGATTCGCCTGGCACGTGACGCGCCGCACGCCCCGTCGGGCCGGCGAGGTGCTCGACGGCGGCTCGTTGTACTGGGTGATGAACGGCGCGATCCGAGCGCGGCAGCCCCTGCTCGACATCCGTGAAACCACCGATTCCGACGGCAAGCCGGCCTGTGTGCTGGAACTCGCGCCCGGTGTGACTCCCGTGCAGGCGCGCCCGCACCGCCCATTCCAGGGCTGGCGCTACATCCAACCCGACCAGGCCCCGCCCGATTCAGCCGGGGACGGGGACGATGAATCGGCGCTGCCCGACGCGATTCTGGCGGAAATGGCCGAACGCGGCTTTCGCTGA